CTCCCATCCCTTTGATTAAAATGAGATCTTCCAGACTTTCGGGTTTCTGAGCTACGATCCGGACTAATACCGGGTTTTGTAGTACCATGAATTTTTTCCATTTCTTCCTACGTGCGATGCGATCCCGGAAATTCTTGAGTTCGTTTAATAACAGCCTATCTCCGCTCAAAGGCGCTTTCTTAATCTTACCGTTTTCCGATTCCTTGTTAGGTTTGGGTTTACCGTAAGCGCTCAGATAGATCTTGGGATATTTGTCCCCTTTGACCGAGAGCTTTTTAGAGAGGAGCCAATCTTCCAATAATTTCAGAATGGATTCTTCCGGTACGTGTCGTAGGGAGGCATAGTAGGAGGAACGATCCAACCTTCTTCTTAATACGTCCTTTGCCTGGGACCCTCTGAGCGCTCCCGCTATGATCTTTTTACCGAATTTTGCGGGATATTCGGAGACCAGTCCTTCTACGGATCGAATCTCGTCCTGGCTGAAAGAATGGGATTCTCTTTCCTTCTTTTTCTCGGCTTTGCGCTTTTCCCTCTCTTGGTAGGCGATTCTGCCCGATTCGGAAATTTCGGAATCGGAACAGGAGTCGCAGTTTCCGCAGGGTTCGGTTTCTTCTCCGAAATAACCGCAGAGTATACGTTGTCTGCAATCGGAAGATCCTACATAGGATTTCACATGAGAGAGAAGGGTTTCTCCTCCCTTATAATTGGCTTCCTTGGAGAGTAAGAAACTTTGGAGGCTCAGATCTCCCGGATAGAAGAATAGGACGCATTCGGAGGTTCTACCGTCCCTTCCCGCACGCCCGGCTTCTTGGTAATAACTCTCTAAAGAAGAAGGGACCTGATAATGCAGAACCAAGCGCACATCCGGGCTGTCCAGCCCCATGCCGAACGCGTTCGTGGCGACAAGCACATTGGTCTTACCGGAGCTGTAACCGTCTTGGGTCTTTTCCCTGCTGGAGTCCGTTCTTCCCGCATGGTACTTGCCCACTTTGTAACCGGATTTCTTGAGTTGGTCGTAGAGTTCGTCCACTTTGGCGCGAGTAGCGCAGTAAACGATAGCCTTACCGGATCCGGATTTTCTAAAATTACCTTTTTCTAATATGGAAGAAAGAAGAGATTCCTTATCCCGTTCGGATTCCGGATACAAAACCGAGAATTTCAAATTCGGCCGAGCGTAAGTCCCTTGTACGAATTCCGGTTCTTTAAGGCCTAAGCTGTCGCTGATGTCCTTTTTAACCTTATCCGTCGCGGTGGCGGTTAAGGCGACCCAGGGAGTCCCGGAAGGGAGAAGAGGACGTAACGTATGTAGCTTTCTGTACTCGGGACGAAAATCGTGTCCCCATTGGGAAACGCAATGCGCCTCATCCACTGCCACCATTCCTATAGGAAATTTGGGAAGTAAATTTAAGAAAGAACGGGAAACTGCTCTCTCGGGAGAGACGTATAGAATTCGGATCTTTCCGGTGGCGGCACCTGAGAGAATTCTTACCTGTTCTAATTCGTCCTGGCTAGAATTGCAATAAGCCGCGGACATTCCTTTACTTTTCAGACCGTCCACCTGGTCTTTCATGAGAGCGATCAGTGGAGAAATCACGATCGTAAGTTTGTCCGAATCCGCGAAAGAAGGCAATTGGTAGATAAGAGATTTGCCTCCTCCTGTAGGAAGAACTGCCAGCACGTCCTTGCCCTGACTCAAGGAGCGGATTGCTTCCCATTGTCCTTGTCTGAAATTCGAAAATCCGAAATGAGAGAGTAATAGCCTAGTCCAGTCTTCTTTTATTCCGGGTAGGGTATTTTCTTTTCGGGCCAAGGTTTAAGGATCTCCTTTAGGTTCCAGGGTTCTGATCTTACGAAATAGAAATCTTGAAGGATGCACAGAAGAGTACAAGTCCTTTTCGACCGGTAACGGTTCGCCCAGTATGGAAGAAACCAGAATCTCACCGCCTAAAAGGCAGGATATCACTCCTCTGGAACCCAGTCCCCCGAACACGTACAGGTTCGGAATCGGCTCTAAAAAAGGGAATTCTTTCTTTTTGTTTTTAGGCAAAGAGATCCCGGAATATTGTTTCTTAAAAGCATGGGGAGAATGTAAGGGACCTAATACCGGAAAGCGGTCCTTGGTTTGGAAACGGATTCCGACGAATTCCCTTAATACCTTGAGTCGACTCCAGTCGATATCGGGGTGGGTTTTTCTCGCATATTCCAATAAGGAATTCCTGTCTTTTTCCCTGGGATTCGGATCCAAATCGAATTCGTCGAAAGTGGAACCTAGGACCCGGATTCCTAAGATATTAGGAGTGAGATAATGTTCCGAGATGCGGACAGGATCGTCTGATTTTAGAATATTAGGATCTTCTAATTCTTCTAACTGACCCCTGACCTTTACGAGAGGGAAGATGCACTCTCCTTCCAGGTCCGCGAGTAGGGCCTCTATTCCGAAAGAATTCGCGAGTACCAAAACGGAACCGTTGTCCAATGCGTTCCCTTCTTCGGAGAGAAGGATCCATCCGCTATCGTCTTGTCGGATTCGGGAGATTTTTCCTTTTTCGTATTCTATCTTAGGGTGGGAGAGTAGGCTTCTCACTAAAACATCGGTTTCCGTCCAAAAACCGGAAGGGAATCGGATTCCCTTTCTATCTGCATGAAATTGAGGAGAAAGATTCTCCTTTAGAAGAGCGATTTCTTCGGAGAGATGGTGTGCTTCGGTTCCGGATTCCAATCTTGCCCAAGGCATATCCTCGTTGGTCGCCTGTAGGGTTCCGGAAATCCCGTAGGCATTTTCGGGGAGAAGGTCTGGATACCTACGCAAAGAATGACCGAGGCCTCTTAAGGTGAACAAGCTGGGAGTACTTTCTGTTTTTGTAATATGAGGATGGGAGATCGCTTTCGGAATATAAGAGGCCCTTAAAGGATTCTCCTCGTCCCAAACCCGGACGGAAAAACCTCTCCAGGCGAAGGCTCGAGCGACGGAGGCTCCTGCAAGACCTCCGCCTATGACTAGGATTTTTTTCGGAATCGACTTGGGAAATCTACGGGAAGAATATACCGGATCCTCATTCTCTATAACTTCTTGCGAAGAATAAGTTCCTACGAGCATTTCCCTCTTTCTTCCGTAGCCGGGAAGTTTGGAGAGAGAGAACCCCGCATGAGTCAGACTGTCTTTTGCGAGCTTGGCCACGGTAAAAGTGGCGAGGGTAGAGTCGGTTTTAGCGAGTCTTCCTAGTTCGGAGGCGATTGTCTGGCTCCATAATTCCGGATTCTTGGAAGGAGCGAATCCGTCCAAAAAGAAAGCGTCGAATTTGCCCGAAGTCTTGGGCAGAAGACTCCCCGCGTCTCCGATCCAAAGATCCAGAATCAAATTCTCTTTTTCGAATACGAACGAATTGCAGCCGGGCACTAAGAAGCGGTATTTCTCCGAGAAAACGGATACAAGATCAGACATCTCGGGAAAGACCGAAAGGGCTTTGAGAATTTCAGATTTTTCTAATGGATATAATTCGTAGGAAACGAATCTGAGAACGGAATAAGGCGATTTTTCCCTGATCCTTTGCCAGAGATACCAAGTCGCGAAGAAATTCAGACCGGTCCCAAATCCTAATTCCAGAACGGAAAAGTGGGACTTAGCATGCTCGGAGGATTTTAATCTTTCCTCTAAGCGATTTCCGTTTAGGAAAACATGTTTGGTTTCTTCCCAGCCGTTCTCGGGCGAAAAATAGATATCTCCGAATTGAGTGGATACCGGAGTATTATTTTCCTTCCATTCTATCATCCCGGACTATCCGGATCGGTGGAAACTTCCCCGTCGTCCTTTTTAGGAAGTCCCGCCGAAGGTAGGTTCTTAAGAGGAGGATAAGCGGGGCCTTCCTCTTTCTTATGAGGCTCTTTGGAGAGTTGGAGTTCTTTGCGGATACCCATACGATAGGTAGTCATCGTCATATAGAGGGAAGGAGCGGGGAGACCGTTGGAAGTAAGTACCTGGTTTTTGATTCCCATACCTTTCCCGTCCAGATCTCCGAAGCTTGTGATCTCCGTGAAAAAATAGGCGTTATAAAGGATCGTATCCGGAAAGAATTTTCCGACATTATATTCGAATAATACTCTAACGCCTTTCAATTCCTGGATCTCGTTCTTCACGCTGGAGATCCTACGCTCGTTCTCAATGATATCCATTCTGTAGAATGCGACTCCGTAAATGGGTCCTATTCCGAAATTGATATCGGTCCCCTGGTAGTAACCTAAATACAGGGTGAAATACATTTGATAATCCTCATAAATGTATTCCATGTTTCTACCCAATTGGCCGGGCAAAGGAAAGAGCTGGTTCGTTACGTATTCTTCCGGAGTCTTATAATTTCTTCCGTCGTCCGGATAATTCACCAAATTTCCTCTGTAAGTACGGGGAGAGGTCAGGTTAAAGGACCAGGCGAGTCCGCTTAAAAAGGAAAAGAATCCCTTCATATCCGCGGTGCCCGGAATTCTACTCGGTACGGAACCAATGGAATAGAAGGCGCGAGTGACGGAGGAATCCCTACTTACGCTGGTAGTGTCCGTATCCGAAGCTTGGTCCGAGAATTTACGAACCGGAAATCCTTGTAAATGAGGAGGATGGGTCAGGAAGTCCAAGGAAGTGTATTCCGCCCCGGCATTAATGATAATCGAATCCAAGACATTATTGAGGGTCTTACAGGAAATCGGTAATAGAGAGAAAGATAGGATCCAAGCTTTGAGAAGAACGGAAGACTTCATTCGCTTAAGACCCATTGCAGAACCAGAATCTCGGATCCGGAAATCAAACCAAGTCGATTTCTTGGGGCTTGACTGCTTGGACCCCGATCGCAGGATCGTACCAGCCCCCTCCTATGTACTCCGTAAAAGAAAAGCCGATTCTTTACCCTGTCTCTGTCGCGCCTATGATGGATTGGACGGATCGTCATTTTCGATATTTCCTGAGACTCATCACGAAGCATACGTTATTATATACCGAAATGATCACTACGGGAGCCATACTTCGGGGAAATAAGGAAAGGCATTTGGCTTTTTCTCCGGAAGAATTACCGTTAGCGTTGCAGTTAGGTGGAGATGATCCCAAGGCGCTCGCAGAATCTTCTAGAATAGGACAAGATTACGGTTATACGGAAATCAATCTAAATGTGGGATGTCCTAGCGATAAGGTCCAGGAAGGGAATTTCGGAGCCTGTCTGATGAGGGATCCGAATCAAGTCGCCGAGATGATAGCTGCAATGAGTTCTTCGGTAAGCGTTCCGGTCACAGTTAAGTGTAGGATCGGAATTCCGGGAAAGGATCGTTTCGACGACCTGGAAGAATTCGTAAGTATAGTGAGCCGCGCCGGGGCCGAAAGGATTACGATTCATGCAAGAATCGCAATATTAGACGGATTGAGTCCGGCCCAAAACAGATCCGTTCCTCCCTTGCGTTATGAGGATGTGTATGGGATCAAAAGACGCTTTCCGGATCTCAAAATCGAACTCAACGGGGGAGTAAAAACCCTCGAAGAAATCTCTTCTCATCTGACTAGAGTAGACGGAGTCATGATCGGTCGCGCCGCTTATGAGAATCCTTTTCTATTCTCCCAAGTGGATTCTCTCTTTTACGGAAGTACTATCCGGAAAAGAACCAGGAGGGAAATCTTCGTAGAAATGCAGGAATACGTTCGGGCAAAGACCGCCGACGGAGAAAAGCCGAGTCGAATCTTAAGACATTTACTAGGTGCGTTTCATGAGATCCGAGGAGCTCGCAGTTATCGTAGAATTCTCACCGAAAAAATGCATTCTAATCCTAACCCGAATCTACTTTTGGAGGCCTTGGGGTCGATACCGGATGAGTTCTTGGATCGGGATATAGGTTCGGTCGATTCTTCACATTCCATCGCCTCGGAGTCCGTGGTTTAGGTCGCAAGCACTCGTCTAAGTTTCCATCCATCGAATTCGGAGAAACCATTGGATCAGGTTCGAGTCATTGATTGCAATTATGTGGAGCCCGGGCTTGCCTGCACCTATCTAGTGATAGACGGAGATCGTGCTATTTTCGTGGAGAACAATACAAACTCCGCGGTACCTTTGCTCTTGGAAGCTCTTAGGGAAGAAGGCATTTCCCGAGAGGCGGTGGATTATATAATCATCACCCATGTGCATTTGGACCATGCGGGTGGAACGGGAAATTTAGCGAAGGCTTGCCCGAACGCTAAGATTCTCGCCCATCCCAAGGCGGCCCCTCATATCATAGATCCCGCTCGGCTCATACGAAGCTCTATCCAGGTATACGGCGAAAAGGAGTATTACGAACTATACGGAGAAATTTTGCCGGTGCCGGAGTCCAGGGTTCGGACCATGCAGGATGGAGAGGAAATCCATTGGGGCAAAAGAACATTAAAATTCCTTCATACAAAAGGGCATGCCAATCACCATTTTTGCATATATGATTCATTGACCAACGGGATTTTTACGGGAGATACTTTCGGATTAGGATACGGAATCTTTAGAAAAGGAAAGGATTCCTTATTATATCCTTCCACAACTCCTACGGATTTCGATCCGGAAGAGGCATTATCTTCCGTGGACAAGATTCTCGCGACGGGAGCCGATAAGGCCTATTTGACTCATTTCGGAACCTGGGAAGATATGCAAGGTGGGGCCGCTCAAATGAGGGAAGGACTTTCAGCCATGAAAAGGATTTGGGTCTCCGCGGAGAAAACAGGATTTTCGGGGGAAGTCTTGGTGTCTTTTTGCGAGAATAGAATTCGTTCCTATTTGGAAGATCAGATACATAAAAAAAACCTTTCTTATGCAGAGAAGGAGAGAAGATTCATAGGCTTCGATTCCCAAATCAATGCCCAAGGGATCGCGTTTAAAATAGAAAGATCCAGACGAACCAAGAAATGACAAGGCATCCCTTAAGTGGGGAGTTTCTTTGGATTACGATTTTGTTCTATTCCGAGAGAGACGATTTAGTCTATTCCTGTTTAGGCGAAGTTTTTCATTTGCAATCTCTATTAAAAATTTTTTGATCATGATTGTGACCGAATGTATTCTCCGATTCGATTTTCCCCGTAAACGGATTTGCATCCTACTTGCCTTATTGTTTTTCGCCTGCGGGGAAGAGGAAATCCCTTTCAATCCACCTAAAGTGGAGAAAGGAAAGATGGATATAGCCTCTGTCAATCATTGGGGAAAAACGTTTCCGATCCGAGGGGATTGGGAATTCAGTTGGAATCATTTATATTCTACTTCGAAAGGCTTTCCTAGTTCTGGAAAATATTATCCGGTAAAAGGAATCTGGAGAGAATACGACCCGGAGTATACTATGCAAGGGCACGGGACTTACCGAGTCGGCATACATTCTTCGGTAGAACAAAGCAATTTGGCGGTGCTGGTTCCCAGGCTGCCCGGAGTATACGCGGTATATTTGAACGGAAGGCAGATATTCGCCAACGGAATTACCGGAACGAGCAGAGCATCGACGGAATTCTTCGCTCATCCCGGATCCAGAATTTTCCATATCCCTTCTCCGGAAGCGGAGCTAGTGGTCAATGTATCGAATTATAAGGGAAATTTCCTAAAAGGAGGGATCCGGAGCGATTTCCTTTTGGGGGATATGGATGTACTTAAGTCCGAGATCCAATTCGAAATGATCCGTGATACGGCGCTCATAGCAATACTTGCCGCGGTGGGACTTTACCATCTGATCTTTTTCGTTTCGTATCGCAAGGATCTGACTCCTCTATTCTTCTCCTTGTTCTGTTTTTTAGTGGCGTTCTATTCCTTTGTGACTTCCGGATTGCAGTATCTTCTCACGCCGGGGCTACCTTTGGACATGAGAATACGCTTCGAATTCTTTTGCGAGGTTTGTCTCGTTCCATCCATCTTTTTGATTCTCCGGAATATGTATCCCAAACAATTTGGAGCGAAGTGGCTGGCTATCTTCATGTCCACTATGGGGGTCTTTTTCTTAGCTATCCTTCTTTTGGGAGAGGAGGAAATTATTGAAGTATACAGACGATTTATGTTTTTTCCCCCGGTATATGCTATATTTTTAATCTATTTTCTCGTAAGGGCTTGGATCGACGGAGAGCCTCGCGCGCGAACCGTCTTTTTGTCCGGAATGATTCTTGCGGTAGGAATGATGAACGACGTGATCTTCGGGCTTTACGAGAAGTATTTTCTGATGCCGTATAGCTTTCCCGTAACTTTAGTCGGGTTCATTGCATTCAATTCGTATATTATTTCGATCCGATTCGCTAAGGATTTGGAAAAAGCGGAAAAATTCGCGGAACTCCAATCCAAATACAACGAGCAATTGAGGGTAAATGCGGAGGAGAAGGCCAAGTACGCGAGCCTAGTGGACCAGTCCATGGATAAGGGACTGCATTCTCTCATTCACCAATTGGAATCCAAGGAAAGTACGGATCGTTCGCTCACGAAATTGAAATCGGAGCTGAATCAAACACTTTCAGGAGTCAGGGACATCTTGGATTTAATGCACCATCAGGGAGGAAAGGAGGAATTGGTGGAGGGGGAGATACGTAAGTATGTGGCTTCACATCCCGATTTCTCCGACTCGGAGATACAGACCGTATCTAACAAACTCCGGATAGATCAATGCCTGCAGATCCAAAGGATCTTTTTGGATGTGATTCGATTGAGCGCAAGAAGA
The sequence above is a segment of the Leptospira wolffii serovar Khorat str. Khorat-H2 genome. Coding sequences within it:
- the mnmC gene encoding bifunctional tRNA (5-methylaminomethyl-2-thiouridine)(34)-methyltransferase MnmD/FAD-dependent 5-carboxymethylaminomethyl-2-thiouridine(34) oxidoreductase MnmC; translation: MIEWKENNTPVSTQFGDIYFSPENGWEETKHVFLNGNRLEERLKSSEHAKSHFSVLELGFGTGLNFFATWYLWQRIREKSPYSVLRFVSYELYPLEKSEILKALSVFPEMSDLVSVFSEKYRFLVPGCNSFVFEKENLILDLWIGDAGSLLPKTSGKFDAFFLDGFAPSKNPELWSQTIASELGRLAKTDSTLATFTVAKLAKDSLTHAGFSLSKLPGYGRKREMLVGTYSSQEVIENEDPVYSSRRFPKSIPKKILVIGGGLAGASVARAFAWRGFSVRVWDEENPLRASYIPKAISHPHITKTESTPSLFTLRGLGHSLRRYPDLLPENAYGISGTLQATNEDMPWARLESGTEAHHLSEEIALLKENLSPQFHADRKGIRFPSGFWTETDVLVRSLLSHPKIEYEKGKISRIRQDDSGWILLSEEGNALDNGSVLVLANSFGIEALLADLEGECIFPLVKVRGQLEELEDPNILKSDDPVRISEHYLTPNILGIRVLGSTFDEFDLDPNPREKDRNSLLEYARKTHPDIDWSRLKVLREFVGIRFQTKDRFPVLGPLHSPHAFKKQYSGISLPKNKKKEFPFLEPIPNLYVFGGLGSRGVISCLLGGEILVSSILGEPLPVEKDLYSSVHPSRFLFRKIRTLEPKGDP
- a CDS encoding RecQ family ATP-dependent DNA helicase; the encoded protein is MARKENTLPGIKEDWTRLLLSHFGFSNFRQGQWEAIRSLSQGKDVLAVLPTGGGKSLIYQLPSFADSDKLTIVISPLIALMKDQVDGLKSKGMSAAYCNSSQDELEQVRILSGAATGKIRILYVSPERAVSRSFLNLLPKFPIGMVAVDEAHCVSQWGHDFRPEYRKLHTLRPLLPSGTPWVALTATATDKVKKDISDSLGLKEPEFVQGTYARPNLKFSVLYPESERDKESLLSSILEKGNFRKSGSGKAIVYCATRAKVDELYDQLKKSGYKVGKYHAGRTDSSREKTQDGYSSGKTNVLVATNAFGMGLDSPDVRLVLHYQVPSSLESYYQEAGRAGRDGRTSECVLFFYPGDLSLQSFLLSKEANYKGGETLLSHVKSYVGSSDCRQRILCGYFGEETEPCGNCDSCSDSEISESGRIAYQEREKRKAEKKKERESHSFSQDEIRSVEGLVSEYPAKFGKKIIAGALRGSQAKDVLRRRLDRSSYYASLRHVPEESILKLLEDWLLSKKLSVKGDKYPKIYLSAYGKPKPNKESENGKIKKAPLSGDRLLLNELKNFRDRIARRKKWKKFMVLQNPVLVRIVAQKPESLEDLILIKGMGESKVQQYGKEILEILEKY
- a CDS encoding LIC10647 family lipoprotein, whose protein sequence is MGLKRMKSSVLLKAWILSFSLLPISCKTLNNVLDSIIINAGAEYTSLDFLTHPPHLQGFPVRKFSDQASDTDTTSVSRDSSVTRAFYSIGSVPSRIPGTADMKGFFSFLSGLAWSFNLTSPRTYRGNLVNYPDDGRNYKTPEEYVTNQLFPLPGQLGRNMEYIYEDYQMYFTLYLGYYQGTDINFGIGPIYGVAFYRMDIIENERRISSVKNEIQELKGVRVLFEYNVGKFFPDTILYNAYFFTEITSFGDLDGKGMGIKNQVLTSNGLPAPSLYMTMTTYRMGIRKELQLSKEPHKKEEGPAYPPLKNLPSAGLPKKDDGEVSTDPDSPG
- a CDS encoding 7TM-DISM domain-containing protein, with amino-acid sequence MDIASVNHWGKTFPIRGDWEFSWNHLYSTSKGFPSSGKYYPVKGIWREYDPEYTMQGHGTYRVGIHSSVEQSNLAVLVPRLPGVYAVYLNGRQIFANGITGTSRASTEFFAHPGSRIFHIPSPEAELVVNVSNYKGNFLKGGIRSDFLLGDMDVLKSEIQFEMIRDTALIAILAAVGLYHLIFFVSYRKDLTPLFFSLFCFLVAFYSFVTSGLQYLLTPGLPLDMRIRFEFFCEVCLVPSIFLILRNMYPKQFGAKWLAIFMSTMGVFFLAILLLGEEEIIEVYRRFMFFPPVYAIFLIYFLVRAWIDGEPRARTVFLSGMILAVGMMNDVIFGLYEKYFLMPYSFPVTLVGFIAFNSYIISIRFAKDLEKAEKFAELQSKYNEQLRVNAEEKAKYASLVDQSMDKGLHSLIHQLESKESTDRSLTKLKSELNQTLSGVRDILDLMHHQGGKEELVEGEIRKYVASHPDFSDSEIQTVSNKLRIDQCLQIQRIFLDVIRLSARRGGPSKIFWGREGDSILLRIFMSGTLGQTEEGEGSFEADLKARTEKLGARFFLLSEPAKFEFELRIQT
- the dusA gene encoding tRNA dihydrouridine(20/20a) synthase DusA, giving the protein MYSVKEKPILYPVSVAPMMDWTDRHFRYFLRLITKHTLLYTEMITTGAILRGNKERHLAFSPEELPLALQLGGDDPKALAESSRIGQDYGYTEINLNVGCPSDKVQEGNFGACLMRDPNQVAEMIAAMSSSVSVPVTVKCRIGIPGKDRFDDLEEFVSIVSRAGAERITIHARIAILDGLSPAQNRSVPPLRYEDVYGIKRRFPDLKIELNGGVKTLEEISSHLTRVDGVMIGRAAYENPFLFSQVDSLFYGSTIRKRTRREIFVEMQEYVRAKTADGEKPSRILRHLLGAFHEIRGARSYRRILTEKMHSNPNPNLLLEALGSIPDEFLDRDIGSVDSSHSIASESVV
- a CDS encoding MBL fold metallo-hydrolase, whose protein sequence is MDQVRVIDCNYVEPGLACTYLVIDGDRAIFVENNTNSAVPLLLEALREEGISREAVDYIIITHVHLDHAGGTGNLAKACPNAKILAHPKAAPHIIDPARLIRSSIQVYGEKEYYELYGEILPVPESRVRTMQDGEEIHWGKRTLKFLHTKGHANHHFCIYDSLTNGIFTGDTFGLGYGIFRKGKDSLLYPSTTPTDFDPEEALSSVDKILATGADKAYLTHFGTWEDMQGGAAQMREGLSAMKRIWVSAEKTGFSGEVLVSFCENRIRSYLEDQIHKKNLSYAEKERRFIGFDSQINAQGIAFKIERSRRTKK